In a single window of the Bradyrhizobium erythrophlei genome:
- the sseA gene encoding 3-mercaptopyruvate sulfurtransferase, whose amino-acid sequence MPPTDDPLVSTDWLAARLEDPRIKIIDASYKMPGVLPLPSDDYLGAHIPGTVFFDVGSIADPNDPRPHMYPRAEQFARDVAALGISNGDTVVAYDSGAWVAAPRAWWMFLSFGHRNVKVLDGGLQKWLREGRPTHSGKVIPKPGKFRASLDPAYIRSQQQLVGNLETQAEQLVDARPRPRFEGTVAEPWPGRRSGHIPGSRNVPYAGLFDPATGAMKPLEELRQAFSSTGVDLAKPIVTTCGSGVSALVLTLALYRLGVRGSALYDGSWAEWGLPDGPPVATGPA is encoded by the coding sequence ATGCCACCCACCGACGATCCGCTCGTCTCCACCGATTGGCTTGCCGCCCGGCTCGAAGATCCCAGGATCAAGATCATCGACGCGTCCTACAAGATGCCGGGCGTGCTGCCGCTGCCGTCGGACGATTATCTCGGCGCGCATATTCCGGGCACGGTGTTTTTCGATGTCGGCAGTATCGCCGATCCCAACGATCCGCGGCCGCATATGTATCCGCGCGCAGAGCAGTTCGCCCGCGACGTCGCCGCGCTGGGCATTTCCAACGGCGATACCGTGGTCGCCTACGATTCCGGCGCCTGGGTCGCAGCGCCCCGGGCCTGGTGGATGTTCCTGTCGTTCGGCCATCGCAACGTGAAGGTGCTCGATGGCGGCTTGCAGAAATGGCTGCGCGAAGGACGCCCCACCCATTCCGGCAAGGTGATCCCGAAGCCCGGAAAATTTCGGGCGAGCCTCGATCCAGCCTATATCCGCAGCCAGCAGCAGTTGGTTGGCAATCTGGAAACGCAGGCCGAGCAATTGGTCGATGCGCGGCCGCGTCCGCGTTTCGAGGGCACGGTGGCCGAGCCGTGGCCGGGCCGCCGCTCCGGTCATATCCCGGGCAGCCGCAACGTGCCCTATGCCGGATTGTTCGATCCCGCGACCGGCGCGATGAAGCCGCTGGAAGAGTTGCGCCAGGCTTTCAGCAGCACCGGCGTCGATTTGGCAAAACCGATCGTGACGACCTGCGGCTCCGGCGTCTCCGCGCTGGTGTTGACGCTGGCGCTGTATCGGCTCGGCGTGCGCGGCAGCGCGCTTTACGATGGCTCGTGGGCCGAATGGGGCCTGCCCGACGGGCCGCCGGTCGCAACCGGCCCGGCCTGA
- a CDS encoding rhodanese-like domain-containing protein yields MPQTIHRGIKSLIDEANAEIETLSASEAIEIAHNDDVVIVDIRDPREIEREGRIPGAFSCTRGMLEFWIDPASPYAKPIFQSDKKFIFHCAGGMRSALAAKTAQDMGLKPVAHIGGGFAAWRDAGGPVEKVEPKPAKG; encoded by the coding sequence ATGCCCCAGACCATCCACCGCGGAATCAAATCGCTGATCGACGAGGCCAATGCGGAGATCGAAACCCTCAGCGCTTCCGAAGCCATTGAAATCGCCCACAACGATGACGTCGTGATCGTCGATATCCGCGATCCCCGCGAGATCGAGCGCGAGGGGCGGATTCCCGGCGCCTTCTCCTGCACCCGCGGCATGCTGGAATTCTGGATTGATCCGGCCAGCCCCTATGCGAAGCCGATTTTTCAGAGCGACAAGAAGTTCATCTTTCATTGCGCCGGCGGGATGCGCTCGGCGCTGGCGGCGAAAACCGCGCAGGACATGGGACTGAAACCGGTCGCGCATATCGGCGGCGGCTTCGCCGCCTGGCGCGATGCCGGCGGCCCGGTCGAGAAGGTCGAGCCGAAGCCGGCGAAGGGTTAG
- a CDS encoding vWA domain-containing protein — MFLQFFTSLRDAQVPVSLREYLTLMEALNADLAEQTVENFYYLARVSLVKDERNLDKFDRVFGTVFKGLESLLDAMEKADIPAEWLKKLAEKYLTEEEKKQIEAMGWDKLMETLRQRLKEQKGRHQGGSKWIGTAGTSPFGAEGYNPEGIRIGQEKNRNFRAVKVWDRREFKDLDGNVELGIRNIKIALRRLRKFARTGAPDELDLDTTIKETANHGYLDVHMRPERRNAVKVLVFFDIGGSMDSHIEQVEELFSAAKSEFKHMEYFYFHNCLYEGVWKQNRRRFTDRTPTWDVLHKYPHDYKVVFVGDASMSPYEVMVPGGSVEHVNEEAGSVWLERITRTYPHAVWLNPVAQRHWDYSESTTIIRRLFSQRMFPITIEGLEGAMKELVR; from the coding sequence TCTACTATCTCGCGCGCGTCTCGCTGGTGAAGGACGAACGCAACCTCGACAAGTTCGATCGCGTGTTCGGTACCGTGTTCAAGGGGCTGGAGAGCCTGCTCGACGCCATGGAGAAGGCGGATATTCCGGCCGAATGGCTGAAGAAGCTCGCGGAAAAATATCTCACCGAGGAAGAGAAGAAGCAGATCGAGGCGATGGGCTGGGACAAGCTCATGGAGACCCTGCGCCAGCGCCTGAAGGAGCAGAAAGGCCGGCACCAGGGCGGCAGCAAATGGATCGGCACCGCAGGCACCTCGCCGTTCGGCGCGGAGGGCTATAATCCCGAAGGCATCCGGATCGGGCAGGAGAAGAACCGCAATTTCCGCGCCGTGAAGGTGTGGGACCGCCGCGAGTTCAAGGATCTCGACGGCAACGTTGAACTAGGCATCCGCAACATCAAGATCGCGCTGCGGCGCCTGCGCAAATTCGCCCGCACCGGCGCGCCCGACGAACTCGATCTCGACACCACGATCAAGGAGACCGCCAACCACGGCTATCTCGACGTCCATATGCGCCCCGAGCGGCGCAACGCGGTCAAGGTGCTGGTGTTCTTCGACATCGGTGGGTCCATGGATTCGCACATCGAGCAGGTCGAGGAATTGTTCTCGGCGGCGAAGAGCGAATTCAAGCACATGGAATATTTCTACTTCCACAACTGCCTCTATGAGGGCGTGTGGAAGCAGAACCGCCGCCGCTTCACCGATCGCACCCCGACCTGGGACGTGCTGCATAAATATCCGCACGACTACAAGGTGGTGTTCGTCGGCGACGCCTCGATGAGCCCTTACGAGGTCATGGTGCCCGGCGGCTCGGTCGAGCATGTCAACGAGGAGGCCGGCTCGGTCTGGCTCGAGCGCATCACGCGCACCTATCCGCACGCGGTGTGGCTCAATCCGGTGGCGCAGCGGCACTGGGATTATTCGGAATCGACCACCATCATTCGCCGGCTGTTTTCGCAGCGCATGTTCCCGATCACGATCGAAGGTCTGGAAGGCGCGATGAAGGAACTGGTGCGGTAG